The sequence CACTTGGTGGACCGAGGATGGCAGCGAACAACCCACGTTGGACGATCTGTACGAATCCATCGAGTGGGTGGCGTGACACGATGGCCTTCCCCTACGGTGTGTAACGTGAAATCAGTCGACGAGCCCCGGGCAGACGCCGCTCGTGTTCGAAGGAGCTGATTCCGAACAGTGGTTATCAACTCATGACGCTCGAAGACGATCATACGATCAGTCTGAGCAAGTCCGACACAGGGGGGCACGATGCTCAGCAGGTGACGGTCTTAGTGGCTGATGACGATGCGGACTTTCGTGAGACGCTCTGTCTCTGGTTGGCGAACGAGGACACCTATGAGACGAACGACGTCCAAAACGGGGAGCGAGCGATAGCGCAACTCGATGAGACGGTCGATATCCTGGTGCTTGACCGTCAGATGCCGAAACTCT comes from Haloplanus sp. XH21 and encodes:
- a CDS encoding response regulator, which encodes MTLEDDHTISLSKSDTGGHDAQQVTVLVADDDADFRETLCLWLANEDTYETNDVQNGERAIAQLDETVDILVLDRQMPKLSGPEVVERLDKTSFDGAVIVLSADTADSALDENDVTEYLTKPIGQALFLDTMRRSI